From the Lolium rigidum isolate FL_2022 chromosome 2, APGP_CSIRO_Lrig_0.1, whole genome shotgun sequence genome, one window contains:
- the LOC124685921 gene encoding protein IRX15-LIKE-like: protein MMKAMSGPKILIVHPSSNKFGKGAASMSGRSFWLVVLLAVFGSVSLLTVFSTARAASGAAPPRVTFAVGADAASAGASGGALPAHVFDALVRYAAAAGANSTASMPEEDVRAIAAVLRRRAPCNLLVFGLGAETPLWRALNHGGRTVFLDENPFYVAHMEGAHGPGLEAYDVAYATAVRELPDLLHAARASRRAECRPVQNLLYSECRLAITDLPNALYDVAWDVVLVDGPHGYAEGSPGRMAAIYSAAVMARTRGTETDVLVHDFQREVESVCAKEFLCEENRVEGTSTPSLGHYVVRGGGAASREDFCSAPASKKTN from the coding sequence ATGATGAAGGCAATGTCCGGGCCGAAGATACTGATCGTCCACCCGTCGTCGAACAAGTTCGGGAAAGGGGCGGCGTCCATGTCCGGCCGCTCCTTCTGGCTCGTCGTGCTTCTCGCGGTGTTCGGCAGCGTGTCCCTGCTCACCGTCTTCTCCACGGCGCGCGCCGCGTCCGGGGCGGCGCCACCGCGGGTCACGTTCGCGGTCGGCGCTGACGCCGCCTCGGCGGGGGCGAGCGGCGGAGCGCTGCCGGCGCACGTGTTCGACGCGCTGGTGCggtacgcggcggcggcgggggcgaacTCGACGGCGAGCATGCCGGAGGAGGACGTGCGCGCGATCGCGGCGGTGCTGCGGCGCCGCGCGCCGTGCAACCTCCTGGTGTTCGGCCTGGGCGCGGAGACGCCGCTGTGGCGCGCGCTGAACCACGGCGGGCGCACCGTGTTCCTGGACGAGAACCCGTTCTACGTGGCGCACATGGAGGGCGCGCACGGGCCCGGGCTGGAGGCCTACGACGTCGCCTACGCCACCGCCGTGCGCGAGCTCCCGGACCTCCTGCACGCCGCGCGCGCGTCCAGGCGCGCCGAGTGCCGGCCCGTGCAGAACCTGCTCTACTCCGAGTGCCGCCTCGCCATCACCGATCTGCCCAACGCGCTCTACGACGTGGCGTGGgacgtcgtcctcgtcgacggGCCCCACGGGTACGCCGAGGGGTCGCCGGGGAGGATGGCGGCGATCTACTCGGCGGCGGTGATGGCGAGAACGAGGGGGACGGAGACGGACGTGCTGGTGCACGACTTCCAGAGGGAGGTGGAGAGCGTGTGCGCCAAGGAGTTCCTGTGCGAGGAGAATCGGGTGGAGGGGACTAGCACGCCGTCGCTCGGTCACTACgtcgtgcgcggcggcggcgccgccagccGGGAGGACTTCTGCTCGGCGCCTGCCTCCAAGAAGACGAACTAG
- the LOC124685922 gene encoding single-stranded DNA-binding protein WHY2, mitochondrial-like produces MLRLSRFLPSTSRRVSDLKEVLWSGSLTFEHALSTSAANYDENASARKFASYTVFKGKAALSISPILPVFSKLESGASRVNRNGSVMLTFFPAVGQRKYDYAKKQLFALSPTEVGSLISLGPAESCEFFHDPSMKSSNEGQVKKTLSITPLGSDNGYFLNISVMNNGQKTNERMSVPITKAEFAVMRTALSFALPHIMGWDQALTSHPQSPSSAPASRPRVERPNPDSEWDR; encoded by the exons atgctccgCCTCTCCCGCTTCCTCCCCTCCACCTCCAG GAGAGTCTCCGACCTGAAAGAGGTTCTCTGGAGTGGTTCCTTGACCTTCGAGCATGCTCTTTCGACTTCAGCAGCAAATTATGATG AGAATGCATCTGCCAGGAAGTTTGCGAGCTACACCGTGTTCAAGGGAAAGGCTGCACTTTCTATAAGTCCTATTCTTCCTGTGTTCAGCAAACTTGAG TCTGGAGCATCTCGAGTGAACAGAAATGGGTCAGTAATGTTGACCTTTTTCCCAGCTGTTGGACAAAGGAAGTATGACTATGCAAAGAAGCAG CTCTTCGCTTTGTCACCTACTGAAGTCGGAAGCTTGATAAGTCTTGGGCCTGCTGAATCTTGTGAATTTTTCCATGATCCTTCCATGAAATCAAG TAATGAAGGCCAAGTGAAAAAAACGCTGTCGATCACTCCTCTTGGCAGTGACAATGGATACTTCCTTAACATAT CTGTTATGAACAATGGGCAGAAGACAAATGAACGCATGTCAGTCCCTATAACAAAAGCTGAATTTGCAGTTATGCGCACAGCATTGAGT TTTGCATTGCCGCACATCATGGGCTGGGATCAGGCCCTAACGAGCCACCCTCAAAGCCCCTCATCAGCTCCAGCTAGCAGGCCCAGGGTGGAGCGCCCAAACCCAGATTCCGAATGGGACAGGTGA
- the LOC124685923 gene encoding probable arabinose 5-phosphate isomerase, which translates to MGSLPVLSSSSECAPDAHVPHHVKVTVAASDLAPLFAAQRRHLDHFFDRLDLTQAAAFAQALLDAPGAVFFTGVGKSGIVALKLAQTLASLGFARAGFLSPVDALHGDIGSLFPGDLLVLLSKSGASDELLALAPCARAKGAHLISLTSAASGADCPLAAACDLNVHLPLQGEVCPFGLAPVTSTAIQMVFGDTVVAAIMEARRLTRDQYASNHPAGKIGKTLIFKVKDVMKKQNELPLCKEGDMIMDQLTELTSKGCGCLLVVDDEYHLIGTFTDGDLRRTLKASGPAIFNLTVGEMCNRNPRTITADAMAVEAMEKMESPPSPVQFLPVVDHKNIVSGIITLHGLVSAGL; encoded by the exons ATGGGCTCGCTCCCGGTgctctcctcctcgtcggaaTGCGCGCCCGATGCGCATGTTCCCCACCACGTGAaggtgacggtggcggcgtcggacCTGGCCCCGCTCTTCGCCGCGCAGCGCCGCCACCTGGACCACTTCTTCGACCGCCTGGACCTGACGCAGGCGGCGGCGTTCGCGCAGGCGCTGCTGGACGCCCCGGGGGCGGTCTTCTTCACGGGGGTGGGCAAGTCGGGCATCGTGGCCCTCAAACTCGCGCAGACGCTGGCCTCCCTCGGCTTCGCGCGCGCGGGGTTCCTGTCCCCCGTCGACGCGCTGCACGGCGACATCGGGTCCCTCTTCCCCGGCGACCTCCTCGTGCTGCTCTCCAAGTCCGGCGCCTCCGACGAGCTGCTGGCGCTCGCGCCCTGCGCGCGCGCCAAGGGCGCGCACCTCATCTCCCTCACCTCCGCGGCCTCCGGCGCCGACTGCCCGCTCGCCGCCGCCTGCGACCTCAACGTGCACCTCCCGCTGCAGGGCGAGGTCTGCCCCTTCGGCCTCGCGCCCGTCACCTCCACCGCCATACAGATGGTCTTCGGCGACACCGTCGTCGCCGCCATCATGGAGGCGCGACGCCTCACCAGGGACCAGTACGCGTCCAACCACCCCGCCGGGAAGATCGGCAAGACACTCATCTTCAAG GTTAAGGATGTTATGAAGAAACAAAATGAGCTGCCATTGTGCAAGGAGGGGGATATGATAATGGATCAACTTACTGAGCTCACTAGTAAAGGTTGTGGCTGCCTTCTTGTGGTTGATGATGAGTATCATTTGATTGGAACTTTCACTGATGGTGACCTCCGGCGTACACTCAAGGCAAGCGGGCCAGCTATTTTCAATCTCACAGTTGGGGAGATGTGCAACAG GAATCCCAGGACAATAACGGCAGATGCAATGGCAGTTGAAGCCATGGAGAAGATGGAGTCACCCCCTTCACCCGTGCAGTTTTTGCCTGTCGTCGACCACAAAAACATCGTGTCTGGGATCATCACATTGCATGGGTTGGTCTCTGCTGGATTATAA